In a single window of the Streptacidiphilus sp. P02-A3a genome:
- a CDS encoding FmdB family zinc ribbon protein produces MPTYQYQCTECGSGLEAVQKFTDDALTVCPECSGRLRKIYSAVGVVFKGSGFYRTDSRSSSSSTVGASKSTASASSSGDSTSSSTSGASSTSSSSSSASKGTSSGSSSTPAA; encoded by the coding sequence GTGCCGACGTACCAGTACCAGTGCACCGAGTGTGGCAGCGGCCTTGAGGCAGTCCAGAAGTTCACGGACGACGCCCTGACCGTCTGCCCGGAGTGCAGCGGAAGGCTGCGCAAGATCTACTCCGCCGTGGGTGTGGTCTTCAAGGGCAGCGGCTTCTACCGCACCGACAGCCGTTCGTCGTCGAGCAGCACGGTGGGTGCTTCCAAGTCCACCGCCTCGGCGTCGTCGAGCGGCGACTCGACGAGCTCGTCGACGTCGGGGGCGTCCTCGACGTCTTCGTCGTCCTCGTCGGCCTCGAAGGGCACGTCGTCGGGCAGCAGCTCGACGCCCGCCGCCTGA
- a CDS encoding sigma-70 family RNA polymerase sigma factor, whose amino-acid sequence MATRAVVRDKADRTRTARPTSGEADRDLVGMYLDEIARTPLLDAAQEVDLSTRIEAGVFAEHLLESGETAAGASEDELRAVIADGRHAKDVFIRSNLRLVVAVARRYPRSGLPLLDLIQEGNAGLVRAVEKFDFGKGFKFSTYATWWIRQAITRSIADQSRTIRLPVHLVEELGRIRRVQREKSKELGRDVEHSEIAAELDTTVERIKDVLDWARDPVSLNMTVDDAGETQFGDLVEDTTATSPEDAVMVMLRREELEDLIGRLDDRTASIIRSRYGMEDGRERTLTEVGKQHGLTRERIRQIEKHALAELRKIADHSGFEAA is encoded by the coding sequence ATGGCAACGCGTGCCGTCGTCCGCGACAAGGCCGACCGGACTCGCACCGCGCGTCCGACCAGCGGTGAGGCCGACCGCGACCTCGTCGGCATGTACCTGGACGAGATCGCCCGGACTCCGCTGCTCGACGCCGCGCAGGAAGTCGACCTCTCAACCCGAATAGAAGCCGGTGTCTTCGCCGAGCACCTGCTGGAGAGCGGCGAGACCGCAGCAGGCGCGAGTGAGGACGAACTGCGCGCGGTCATCGCTGACGGGCGCCACGCCAAGGACGTGTTCATCCGCTCCAACCTCCGGCTGGTCGTCGCCGTGGCTCGCCGCTACCCGCGCAGCGGGCTGCCGCTGCTCGACCTGATCCAGGAGGGCAACGCCGGCCTGGTCCGGGCGGTGGAGAAGTTCGACTTCGGCAAGGGCTTCAAGTTCTCCACCTACGCGACCTGGTGGATCCGCCAGGCGATCACCCGTTCCATCGCCGACCAGTCCCGCACCATCCGGCTGCCGGTGCACCTCGTCGAGGAACTCGGGCGTATCCGCCGGGTCCAGCGCGAGAAGTCCAAGGAGCTGGGGCGCGACGTGGAGCACTCCGAGATCGCCGCCGAGCTGGACACCACGGTCGAGCGGATCAAGGACGTCCTGGACTGGGCCCGCGACCCGGTCAGCCTCAACATGACGGTCGACGACGCGGGCGAGACCCAGTTCGGCGACCTGGTCGAGGACACCACCGCGACCTCACCCGAGGACGCGGTCATGGTGATGCTGCGCCGTGAGGAGCTGGAGGACCTGATCGGGCGGCTGGACGACCGCACCGCGTCGATCATCCGTTCCCGCTACGGCATGGAGGACGGCCGCGAGCGGACCTTGACCGAGGTCGGCAAGCAGCACGGCCTGACCCGTGAGCGGATCCGGCAGATCGAGAAGCACGCGCTCGCCGAGCTGCGGAAGATCGCCGACCACTCGGGCTTCGAGGCGGCATGA